Below is a genomic region from Longimicrobium sp..
CGAGACGACCACCGCCAAGGCCAAGGAGCTTCGTCCGTTCGCGGAGAAGCTGATCACGCTGGCCAAGCGCGGCGATCTGCACAGCAAGCGCCTCGCGGCGCGGCACATTCAGGACCGCGACGTCCTGGTGCGCCTGTTCGACCAGATCGGGCCGGTGTTCTCGGAGCGTGCGGGTGGCTACACCCGCATCCTCAAGACGGGTTCGCGCAAGGGCGACGGCGCCGAGACGGCGCTGATCGAACTGGTGACGCGCCCCGAGGCCGCGGTGGCCGCGGCCGCCGCGACGGCAGTGCCCGCCGCGAAGTAACGCGCCCGTCCGCTCCGGATCCGAGCCCCGCGCTTCCCTCTGGGAGGCGCGGGGCTCGCCATTTATTCCCGTCGCGCACTCAAGACTGTCATCCAGAGGCCCGGCCTCGCCCGCCTCGCCCGCAGCACATGGTGGGCAGGGCCGTCGGATCTAGCCGCGGATGCATTTCAGTCCGGGCGCGGCAGCGACACGACTCCCTGAGATGCACCCTCGGCGCTTCGGCAAGCCCGGGGCGCATCCCCCGCACGGGCGAATGAATTCGCTGCAACAAACACACGAAGTCCGCCTTCGCGGACTGGCTTGTCTTCGTGCACTCGTCGGCTCGGTGGCGCGGCCGTGGTGCGTTGATTCCGTTGGCCTCACCGGGTATCATCAGCGTGCGGCGCGGTGGGCCGCGTGGGATACTCTCTCCGTTGGGGTCGGCGCATGTATTCTGACGAGGTGGTGGTGGGGCAGACGGCGGAGTTCCGGAAGACGGTGACGGAAACGGACGTGGTGCTGTTCGCGGGGATCACCGGCGACCTGAACCCCGCGCACATCGACGAGGTGGCGGCGTCGGCGAGCCGGTTCGGGGGGCGCATCGCGCACGGGATGCTCTCCGCCAGCTTCATCTCCACCGTGCTGGGTACGCGGCTTCCCGGGCCGGGCACCATCTACCTGGAGCAGTCCCTTCGCTTTACCGCGCCCGTGCGCATCGGCGACACGGTGACGGCGCGGGTGGAGGTCGCCGAACTGCTGCCAAAGCGGCGCGCGCGGCTTACGACCACCGTCCTGAACCAGAACGGCGAGGCGGTGGTGGAGGGCGAGGCCCTGGTGATGGTGCCCGCGCGGCCCCCCGC
It encodes:
- a CDS encoding MaoC family dehydratase, whose protein sequence is MYSDEVVVGQTAEFRKTVTETDVVLFAGITGDLNPAHIDEVAASASRFGGRIAHGMLSASFISTVLGTRLPGPGTIYLEQSLRFTAPVRIGDTVTARVEVAELLPKRRARLTTTVLNQNGEAVVEGEALVMVPARPPAG